In a genomic window of Spodoptera frugiperda isolate SF20-4 chromosome 18, AGI-APGP_CSIRO_Sfru_2.0, whole genome shotgun sequence:
- the LOC118278158 gene encoding uncharacterized protein LOC118278158 isoform X3, with protein MIVRHIFTSLVIVGLAAEVWSHVEIEAEDYFFPLEPLVNYCKMSEQCSHDFVPICGQDAVGVARMFNDNCDMFELNCDEKQKYRHVKMDLCRFDKPEPPYE; from the exons GTTTAGTAATAGTCGGGTTAGCTGCTGAAGTCTGGTCACACGTTGAAATAGAGGCCGAAGATTACTTCTTTCCATTAGAACCG TTAGTAAATTACTGCAAGATGTCGGAGCAATGTTCACACGACTTTGTGCCAATCTGCGGCCAGGACGCCGTGGGTGTCGCCAGGATGTTCAACGACAATTGTGACATGTTCGAACTCAACTGTGATGAGAAGCAAA AATATCGGCATGTGAAAATGGATTTATGTAGATTCGATAAGCCAGAGCCGCCTTATGAATAA